One window of Quercus robur chromosome 12, dhQueRobu3.1, whole genome shotgun sequence genomic DNA carries:
- the LOC126708477 gene encoding protein NRT1/ PTR FAMILY 7.3-like, whose protein sequence is MPNFVFCFYFLFNEPIVNQGLATLAFFGVGVNLVLFLTRVVGENNADAANSVSKWTGTVYIFSLIGALLSDSYWGRYKTCAIFQVIFVIGLVSLSLSSYLFLLMPRGCGDELTPCGAHSSMEMGLFYLSIYLVALGNGGYQPNIVSFGADQFDEENPKEGLSKVSFFSYFYIEN, encoded by the exons ATGCCTAACTTTGTGttctgcttttattttttgttcaatgAACCAATAGTGAACCAAGGTCTGGCTACACTAGCCTTTTTTGGAGTCGGAGTGAACCTGGTGTTGTTCCTGACAAGGGTTGTCGGTGAAAACAATGCCGATGCTGCTAACAGTGTGAGCAAATGGACTGGGACAGTTTACATCTTTTCTCTGATTGGTGCTTTACTTAGTGATTCCTACTGGGGAAGATACAAAACTTGTGCCATATTTCAGGTCATCTTTGTCATA GGTTTGGTATCACTATCTTTATCATCATACCTTTTCTTGCTCATGCCTAGAGGTTGTGGGGATGAATTAACTCCATGTGGTGCCCATTCTAGCATGGAGATGGGGCTATTCTACCTTTCTATCTATCTTGTTGCCCTAGGAAATGGAGGGTATCAACCTAACATCGTCTCATTTGGGGCTGATCAGTTCGATGAAGAAAACCCCAAGGAGGGACTTTCAAAAGTTTCCTTTTTTAGCTACTtct ATATAGAAAATTAG